In the Paenibacillus sp. J23TS9 genome, CGCCATCCATGTCAAAGATAAATGCTTTCATGATTTACATCTCCTTTTCAGTTGAATGCGTCCGATAACATTCCCGAACTCACGAACCTTAGTTATTCTCTAAATTATATTCATTCTTTAAGAGTCCATAATGCACAAGGTCCTCATATTCACCCCATTTTCTAACATGCTGTCTTAATAATCCTTCGTATTTCATGATTCACTGTTTCATGCCAACCGCAATCCATCTTCTATCTATGTCTTCAAAAACAAATTCCCTATTGTTGTAATCTGTCGTGGATAGAGGTCGCACAATTTTAACTCCTAATTTTTTAAAATCGTTCTCCATTTCCTCTTGGTTATCTGTAATTAAATAAGCATCATAACCATATCCATGCATTTCTCGATTAGGGACTATATATTCTTGATTTGATTTTGTTAAAACGATCTCTATGCGATCCCTATATAGACAAATATGTGGTTCCATGGAATCCAGATAATAGACAGATCTAAATCCCAATTTCTCATAGTATTTTGCTGTTTTATAAAAGTCAGTTGTCGGGAATATTTGCAGCAAATTCGAAAAATAACTCATCACTTTATCTCCTTTAATTTTCTGAAATAAATGGACAATAAATAAGGCAACATACCCACTACTTTTTTTATTTGTCCAACAATCATTACATAATAAAATGAATTGTCTCAGTAATTGCTTCGATATTTTCCGAGTCAGCGTATACTATAAAAAAATTATACATTGTATCACCAATTTTTATCGGTTTTGGGTATTTAACGATTAGGCATGTTTGATTTTTCATCTCTTCTGGTTGATCATCTGAAGGTTTTATCAATCTTGCATCCTGATTATCAATATTTACAACTGTTATTTCTGGATTAGTTCCGTATGGATTCAGTTTATGATGCGCGTTTAATGAAGCGAATTCATCAATAGATATAGATCCAGTTCCACCTGCATCCATTTGAAAAAAACCATTCTCTCCTGCGTATCTAATAGAAGGTAGGTAGGTGGTGTCCAGGCTCCAATTCGAAGGATACTGCAAACTAATTTTAGTTTTATGATCTATATACTCAACAGAGCCATCCGATTTTTGAACATTCATTGATGACTTCACCTTACATCCTGTACATAAAAAAATGAATATGAATGATATTAAAAGATACTTATTCATTAAAAATCACATCCTTATTTTTACCTCGAAGCTTCAAGATGTCGTATTCGTGACCTTCG is a window encoding:
- a CDS encoding VOC family protein — encoded protein: MSYFSNLLQIFPTTDFYKTAKYYEKLGFRSVYYLDSMEPHICLYRDRIEIVLTKSNQEYIVPNREMHGYGYDAYLITDNQEEMENDFKKLGVKIVRPLSTTDYNNREFVFEDIDRRWIAVGMKQ